Part of the Labilibaculum antarcticum genome, AGGTCCATTCAGTGAAATGTACAAAGGAAAATCTACTTCAGAATAATTTTAACTTATTAATAAAAGATTAAAAACATTACTTACTTTGTTTGGACTTTAAATTAAACAATACACTTTCAGTTTAAACACACATGAGTAAACCAATTGTAGAGTTTCACGCCCCTTTTAGCATTGCATCGGAAAAATTGAAGTATTCCATTGTTTGTTCCCGTTATCAAAACAATTGGGTATTTGTGCGCCATCACTTGCGGGAAACCTGGGAAATGCCTGCCGGTCATATCGAAAAAGGGGAATCGGCCTTGGCTGCCGCTCGACGGGAATTGTATGAGGAAACGGGTGCGACCCATTTTAGTTTACGCACTGTTTTCGATTATTCCTACGAATGGCAGGGAGAAATCAAATCGGGCAGAATCTTCTTTGCCAGTATTCAACAATTGGGTAAATTACCCGAACATGAAATTGCAGAAGTCAAGCTTTTCAAAGTTCTACCCAGAGATTTGACCTATCCGGATATTCAGAATTTGATTTT contains:
- a CDS encoding NUDIX hydrolase; its protein translation is MSKPIVEFHAPFSIASEKLKYSIVCSRYQNNWVFVRHHLRETWEMPAGHIEKGESALAAARRELYEETGATHFSLRTVFDYSYEWQGEIKSGRIFFASIQQLGKLPEHEIAEVKLFKVLPRDLTYPDIQNLIFERVKEFSNKI